Genomic window (Salvelinus fontinalis isolate EN_2023a chromosome 3, ASM2944872v1, whole genome shotgun sequence):
ACACTGTCTGCACGGGACCGATTTCTTCATCCcgctcccgctggctttctgtcaGACTCCCACCATCTACTGCAAAAACTGGTCCCAAACCCAACAGCAGACCCGCAATGTTATTTTAGGCGTATGTCACGCAGCTCATTTGCTAGCCATGGACACAGCAATTTTGCGCCCTATAGGCAATATCAATATAAGCGCAAAAAGAAAATTTAAGAATTAGTTTAAATTACCAGAGATTATCACATGGCCCTTATATTGTATTACTGGGCTATATCAGACCAGAGGctagatgtacagtaccagtcaaaagttttttttaaactattttctacattgtagaataatagtgaagacatcaaaactatgaaataacatatggaatcatgtagtaaccaaaaaagtgttaaacaaatcaaaatgtattttatatttgaggttgtttaaagtagccaccctttgccttgatgacagctttgctcactcttggcattctctcaaccagcttcatggaggtagtcacctggaataaatttcaattaagaggtgtgccttgttgaaagttaatttgttgaatttctttccttcttaatgcatttgagccaatcaattgtgttgtgacaaggtaggattggtatacagaagatagccctatttggtaaaagacccaagtccatattatggcaagaacagctcaaataagcaaagagaaataacagtccatcactactttaagacatgaaggtcagttaatgtggaaaatttcaagaactttcaagtgcagtcgcaaaaaccatcaagcgttatgatgaaaatggctctcatgaggaccgccacaggaaaggaagacacagagttacctctgctgcagaggataagttcattagagttaccagtctcagattgcatcccaaataaatgcttcacagagttcaagtaacagatacatgccaacatcaactgttcagaggagactgcgtgaatcaggccttcatggtcgaatttctgcaaagaaaccactactaaaggacaccaataataagaagagacttgcttgggccaagaaacatgagcaatggacattagattcgtagaaatctgtcctttggtctggagtccaaattggagatttttggttccgaccgccgtgtctttgtgagacgcagagtaagtgaacggatgatctccgtgtagcagtgtgatgttgttcccctagattatgtaccaagttgcacacaaggaccagttcaaataggccaggtcaagaggggatgttaataataattcagtgtgtttaaaaacattttaattacagctgcatagctaatgttattTGTTCATATCTATATTGTAAATACActtgattgtaaaagttttgtatattttggtttggtccaTTGTGGGGTATCTGTGTTACTATACCCTCCTATTGCTCTCTCTTGCCTGACCTTCAGCTAGTGAGATgcctgagagctgtgactgcgccAAGGCTAACATATTGTGCTTTGTCTCTTCATGCGCAAGGCAAATAAAAATCCAACAAGCAGACCTCCAGTTGTGGCAGTGTCttcaataaattacacaatgcAGAACAAACCACGCTACATCCgcatgtggttcccaccgtgaagcatggatgagatggtgtgggggtgctttgctggtgacactatctgtgatttatttagaattcaaggcacacttaacaaacatggctaccacagcattctgcagcaatacgccatcccatctggtttgcgcttagtgggactatcatttgtttttcaacaggataatgacccaaaacacacctccaggctgtgtaaggactatttgaccaaggagattgatggagtgctgcatcagatgacctggcctccacaatcacccgacctcaacccaattgagatggtttgggatgagttggactgcagagtgaaggaaaagcagccaacaagtgctcagcatatgtgggaactccttcaagactgttgaaaaagcattccaggggaagctgattgagagaatgccaagagtgtgcaaagctgtcatcaaggcaaagggtggctactttgaagaatctaaaatatattttgatttgtttaacacttttttttggttaatacatgatttcatatgttatttcatagttttgatgtctcaactatttttctacaatgtagaaaatagtgcaaataaagaaaaacccttgaatgagtttgaCTGGAACTGTAGTTTGAAGAGAGCAGAGTTGGAGAGACTTGCCCTTTCTCTTGAGCTATTGGTATAGCCCACCTTTTTAGAAGTGGGAATATTTTCAGATGGAGAAATATGGTTGATCAATATTTAGGCCCATTTCTAGAcaatgtagtaaactatagcCTAATCATAGGCCTATTTAGGAAGTACATTTCCTTGGAAAGATAACTACCCATGCTTCTCCGCCCATGTATAGGCTATAGCCTACTCTATTTAACTGAGAACACACCTGATCTCGCAGGTATGGCTACTGACCTGGAAGCAGCTAGAATGACGACAGTGACACTTGCTACGTTTTGCGTAGGCCTACAGGCCTTTTAGGAGGACGATTTGCAGGCAGAGAGAAATAAATGTGTAAtcaatatttattgaaaatgaaaaggcTCAATGCTCGCTAACCTATGTGGGCATTGTGCCTCTTCCTTTTCAATGATGATTGCATTTTTTGATTGTACTTCAACTCACATTGGTTGATCGCCCTCCACTTCTTTCCATTATCAATATTTATTGACAGACTTTGTAGTAAACTACAGTCTAATCTTATTTAAGTTCATTTCCTATTCAAGTTAACTGCCACTTGATTCTCCGCCCATGTAGGCAGCCTACTCTATTTCAATGAGACCACACACTAGACACACTCAAACTCTCACGCTCAACtaggagaggtaggctactgaCTTTGAATACAAAAAATATGTGTTTTTAATACAATATTTAGGCTAACGCATGCAAAGCAAAAAGTAGACTGTTTACAAATAATCTGTgggacaacaaaaaatattttcatCCCAAAGTCGTCTGTCTGATGGCCTGCTCCTGCCCGCAGCATGAAAAATGCTGACCACGCATCAATGCAAGATTAGAATTCTACATCCAGTCACCCTCAAGCTACTCTATTTCAatgatatacaggtaactgccataATAAAGGAAATACGTGATACATTGccaagtatattgaaagcagatgcttccacacaggtgtgttttctgagttaattaagcaattaacattccAAAGGCAcaaagggttgtgtgtgtgtgtttcaggctctgtttagacaggcagcccaattctgatctttttttcactaattggtattttgaccaatcagatcttaaaaatatctgatgtgaaaagatctgatgtgattggtcaaagagACCAATTAGTGGCAAAAAAGTGTAAATGCAGCCATAGTCTCCCGATCTCAACACAATTCAACACTTattggagattctggagcggcgttttccaccaccatcaacaaaacaccaaattatggactttctcgtggaagaatggtgtcgcagcCCTCCAATAGATTTCCAGACACATATATTACTTCCAAAATATATATTGATAATTTATAACATAACAGTGGCTTTAACGACTTCTCTCTCCTGATTTATAAAAGCACCAATGCTTTATGTTTCCTAGTAGGGTTAAATATGAAACAGTGGTAGTTAGAACAGGCTGTGTACAGGTAATAGGTTAACAGGTAGGAGATTAACAGGTAATAGGTTAACAGGTAGGAGATTAACAGGTTAATACTGGTTGGGGATCTTTAAGACTTTCTTCATGGACAGGTGTTCAGgtccgaaggagacaggaagcaGATCGCTTATGTTCATCTCTACGTACGAGCCGTCTGGCTTGGACAGATACACGTCCCAGCTGGCCCCAaactggagaggaggaggtggagaaggaagaggaggtggagggggaggaagatgaggaggaaggggaggaggaagaggaggaaggggaggagaaggaagaggagagacaaGCATAAGCATGTTGTAGTACATGGACACCTTGGATAACATTTCCTGCTCTACAACTACCTtggtaaccaggatgtaacaTGGACCAATAAGCACTCAAAAGGCATAGTAACTGAAGGAGACACACTACTCCTACAGTAGAGATGCTGTACATGACACTGACACCATTTCTCTTCTTCGAGGCTTGATGCCAGGCTTGAATGATCCTTACCGCTCTCATGAACTGTCTGCAGCCACCGCATGGTGAGATGAATTGGTCGATTAAGTCACTGCAGATATTAAAGATACAATCATTTTACAATACAGTTGATGAAAATAAAACGACTATCCTTGGCACACTGCACTATGCCACACTGACAGTTGTTTGAGAACGTTTGACTGTTATCAAGATGTTATGGCATGTTCCTGACACTAGGGGTCAGCATTAGAGTGGTGAAAAATGGAAGAGATTTGGGACGTAAAACAGAACAGTTCCAAGAGCACCTACTACATGAACTTTACCTGGCGATAGCGATGGCCTTGGAGCTCCTGTAACCCTCTGACACTGCTTTACAGATGGTCTTCCTCTCTGCACACACCCCCAGGTTGTAACACGCATTCTCCACATTGCAGCCTAAAGAGATAACAGATCACATTTACTGTcatgttttaatatatatatatatttcactttatttaaccaggtaggctcgttgagaacaagttctcatttacaactgtgacctggccaagataaagcatagcagtgcgacacaaacaacaacacagagttacacatggagtaaacaaacatagtcaataataaaATAGTAAATGTCTATAtactgtgtgtgcaaatgaggtaggataagagaggtaaggcaataaataagccatagtggtgaaataattacgatatagcaattaaatactggagtgatagatgtgcagaagatgagtgtgcaagtagagatagttTCCCATGGTCTAACAGAGCACCACATTATATTGGGGTTAACATCTCTGATTCACCAACAGTCAGGTCGAGCAGGCAGAGCTGAAGAGAAGTCTCGCCTGTCCCCTCTAATGATCTTGATTAATTGATCAATCATTTGATTTAAATTTTTGTTATTGATTTTTGAAATTGTACGGAGTGTAACACATGAAATCATCTCTTACTTTATGCAACACATATTTCCATGTTGTCAGTAtcggtggtgtaaagtacttaagtaaaaatagtttaaaatactacttaagtcattttttatGGTATCTGTActatactatttatatttttgacatcttttacttctacttcactacattcctaaagaaaataatgtactttttattccatacattttccctgacacacaaaagtactcgttacattttgacagcttagcaggacaggaaaatggtccaattcatacacttatcaagagaacatccctggtcatctactgcctttgatctggcagactcactaaacagagaacatatctggtcatctctactgcctctgatctggcagactcactaaacacaaatgctttgtttgtaaatgatgtctgagtgtaggagtgttggagtgtcagagtgtgcccctggctatccttcaacaacaacaaaaaaatatggcTGTCTGGTTTACTtagtataaggaatttgaaatgatttatactttgacttttaatacttaagtatattttagcaattccatttactcttgatactaaagtatatttaaaaccaaatttgatactaaagtatatttaaaaccaaatgctatcagacttttaatcaagtagtattttactgggtgacttttcaTTTTTACTGGAgtgattttctattaaggtatctttacttttactcaagtatgacaatgtaGTAGATTTCCACCGCTGGTCAGCACGCTTCAGTTCGGCTGACGGCTAGCCGAAGTCGGCTCGGCAAACCCGAACGAGTGTACTcccatactcccttaaaagaccttcgcttgaaaaaggtcaatagtactgtttgtcatatttgagatgccgtagccagtatacatttcctcaaaatagtcagaattaatctgaAATAACTCTGTCATAACTCTGAAATAATTCTGTCATTAATTCGGACGTATTTGCAGAGAATGATCTTAGTCgctcaattttacatctaacatgtttggtgcagtatttctcaatttaaaaaatgtgcatgaaaacgagtcgttTCTCGTTAAATGACAACActtactttattgaagaatccctacaggTGACCAATCACGGACGAAGGGGCTGAGATTTCGGCGCCTAGAACTTCGGCCGGTCTCGAGAGAAAAAAAATGTGCCCTGAACAGCCGGGGGAAAAAACTTACCAAGTCCCAAAACGACAAAAACGTCACACAATGTCATCATAATGTATACACAAACTTCCGAACTGTTTCAGATGGAAAGCATGCCTCTAAGGAACTTCCAACAATTGATGATTGACAGAGTAGTTGACCAACAATGACCATGAGACAATCCTGCTAATTGCTCTGTTTGGCTAAAAGCACGTCTTTATGCCACAGACATAACTTAGTTTAGATGGTCTCTCCTCCGATCATCATTAACAGGTTATTCAAAACCAGTCAGCCAAAAGAACATAATATACTCTTCAAAGTTACTGAAACTGAATTACTGACTGTTAATTATACTTGTGAACAAAAAGGCTTCTTGCCCACtttaactgactgactgaatgactgaattCTGACTGAATGACTAAATTCTGACTGAATGACTAAATTCTGACTGACTAAATTCCAATGCTGACAGGAAATAATCTACAGAAGTGTAGATCTtggacagacagaactacatcatactgtatgtacatcGCAGGCTTGCTTCACTATAATGCTTAGTCAGATGGACTCATGAAACAGTTCCTTATGATGGGTAGTCAGAAATTGCAAAACAGATATGAACCTTGAAACATTGGATTTGACACCCTTACACGCCCCTGCTCCAGATTGAAACCAAGCCTTAAGTGTACACGATCAACGTTTACACTTTACAGTGTAAAAAGGATGATATTGTCAGGTGATGAAATACTCACAAAGCCTCCGAACTGAAGACTTATTGATTATAATTAAGAAATAGAGAATA
Coding sequences:
- the LOC129851482 gene encoding cytidine deaminase-like; its protein translation is MGDLPIQMKDQRSWLHHPASVHQDGITVEGLIRRSLEAKEFTYCPYSRFRVEAALLAHDGKVFTGCNVENACYNLGVCAERKTICKAVSEGYRSSKAIAIASDLIDQFISPCGGCRQFMRAFGASWDVYLSKPDGSYVEMNISDLLPVSFGPEHLSMKKVLKIPNQY